From the Brachyspira intermedia PWS/A genome, the window TCATATGCCTATGGATTATAAACAAGTTTCACCTACTATTACAGTAGATTATGATACTAGCTATAGAAATGATAAAAACAATGTTGATATAGATAAAGAAATGGCTGAAGAAGCTAAAAACACTTTAAGATATCAAATGTTTACGCAAATAGTTAATGCTCAATATAGAGAAATTAGAAGAATGATAGGTAATGCTTAATCAGTATTATTTAAATTCTTAAAGGAGTAACAGAAATGGGAATATTTTCAATTATAAATACATCAGGAAGCGGTTTAACTGCTCAAAGAACTAGATTAGATGTTATAGCTGATAATATAGCAAATGTTAATACAACAAGAACTACAGAGGGCGGAGCTTTCAGAAGAAGCAGAGTAATATTCAAGCCTAGAGATGACGGCAATAAATACAGAAGCCCATTTTTACCAGATGCTTTACAGCCTAATGTTGGTACTGGTGTAAGAGTATTCAGTATAGAAAAGGATATGGAAACTGCAACTAGATTTGTATATGATCCTTCTCACCCTGATGCTATCAAATATGGTGAAAAAGCTGGTTATGTAGAAATGCCTAATGTTAACCCAGTTACAGAAATGGTTGATATGATGGAGGCTTCAAGAGCTTATGAGGCTAACTCTACTATGATTCAGTCAGCTAAAACTATGTTTGGAAGTGCTTTGAATATAATAAGATATTAATCATTTGGAAGTAATAATATAAGGATATTTTTATGAATATTAATAGTGTAATGAATGCTTATAGTATGAATAATACAAGAACTGGTAATGTAGGAGATAATTACGGATTCGTGCTTAAAACTACAGACCCTAGACATTATGGACCTGCTCAGCAGTTAAGAAGAAGTTCAAACAATGATTTAATAAGCAATTTCGGTACAATGTTAAGCGATGCCATTGATGCTGTAAATCAAAAGCAGGTTGATAGAGATAATATAATAGTTCAAGCTGGTATAAGACCTGATCAGGTTGATGTATCAGATGTAATGAATGCTATTGCTGAAGCTGAATTATCTCTTAGCTTTACAAAGGCTGTAATTGATAGAGCTGTAAGAGCTTATCAAGAAGTAACTACTTATAGATAATAAATTCATCAAATAAATTTAGTAATAATGAACAATAATAAGCTGTTCTCCTTCAAAAAAGAGTTATTAAGGGCAAGCGTTTATGGTGTAATAGCCATAGCGTTTGCCAACTTAATTTTCTTTTCAATTTATAATAATAATCAAATATATATCACTATAATTTTAATAATACTTGAAATAATCACTTTAGTATTTTTATATATTGATGCTTCTAATATTAATAAAAGAAAATTATTATTCATCAAAAACAATTCTGTATTAGAGCATAATATAAATAAAAAAGTAAGCAAAGAAAATATAATAGATAGACTCAGATATTTCGGATACAGCATGTATTCTATTAATTCATCAAGAGTTTTTATTAATGCTGAAGTTATAAAAAATAAAAAATCTATTATAATACATGCTTACTATTTCTTTTTAGTTGATATTGATAAAGACGGAGAAGCTGTTTTAAATAATATAAAAAATGAACTTAATGAAATATTTGATTTGTATGTAGATGATAATCAAAAACTTTTTAAAAAAGATGATAATGACAAAGACAAAATAGTAAAAGCTAAATTATATAATCATGCTGTTTTTATTTTCTATGGTGATAATATACCAAGCAGAATTATAGACATGTCAGAATACGGATATACAAAAGAAAAATTATTAAACAGCAATGCACAAATATTCAGCGTATCATATTTGCCAAGTGATAATAAATTATATTTTGCTGATGCAATAGAAAATGTAATAAACTTAAATAAATTTCCAAAGAATGATTTTGTTTATATTATAAAAGATATATTTTCTTTATAACTTTATAAATAAAAAATTAATAATTTAAATTCACATCGAATCTATCATTTAAAAGAGGAATGATATTTATAACAGGCTCTTCATAAGGGTGAACTTCTTTCATAATTTTTATGATGTTTTCTATATTTTTAACATCTGTTGAAAATTCCACCTTATCTTCAGGAGCTTCTGATATTTCATTAACTTTTCCATCGAAAGGATTAGCGTTTTCTAAAGGACGCCAATAACCTGTAATTTTTGTTACAGACATTACATTATCATAATTTCCAACACCTAAAGCACCTATATTGTTTAAAGCCTCTCTAAGTTTTTGAGTATATTCTTCAGGTATATATATTTCTATTTTTACTTTTTTTATATTCATATTAAATATCCCTATATATTGTTTATTATTAGAATATTAAAAAACAATAGTTTTTGTAATCAATGTTAAATAGTATTGTTTTGACCCCTTTATTTTTTATTGTTTATATACTAATATGCTATTTATTTTATGTCAAATTGTATTTGAAAAATTGACATTATATAGTAAAATTAATATAATTAAAATAATTATCTAATTGGAGAAAATATGCAGTACCTTAAAGAAACAATATTTTGGAATAATTCATTGCTTCAATATTTAATAGCAGTAGGAGTTTTAATTATTAGTATAATTTCTATGCGTTTAGCATTGTTGTTTCTATTAAAAATTTTATTAAAATTAAATACTAGATTTCAGAGTCCTTTTGTTATAGATCTAACAAAGAGTATAAAAAAAAGAACAAAGCCTATTATATTCATAGCTTCATTGGCCATAGCTAGAATAGGGCTTACCCTA encodes:
- the flgC gene encoding flagellar basal body rod protein FlgC, whose amino-acid sequence is MGIFSIINTSGSGLTAQRTRLDVIADNIANVNTTRTTEGGAFRRSRVIFKPRDDGNKYRSPFLPDALQPNVGTGVRVFSIEKDMETATRFVYDPSHPDAIKYGEKAGYVEMPNVNPVTEMVDMMEASRAYEANSTMIQSAKTMFGSALNIIRY
- the fliE gene encoding flagellar hook-basal body complex protein FliE, which gives rise to MNINSVMNAYSMNNTRTGNVGDNYGFVLKTTDPRHYGPAQQLRRSSNNDLISNFGTMLSDAIDAVNQKQVDRDNIIVQAGIRPDQVDVSDVMNAIAEAELSLSFTKAVIDRAVRAYQEVTTYR
- a CDS encoding cytochrome c biogenesis protein yields the protein MNIKKVKIEIYIPEEYTQKLREALNNIGALGVGNYDNVMSVTKITGYWRPLENANPFDGKVNEISEAPEDKVEFSTDVKNIENIIKIMKEVHPYEEPVINIIPLLNDRFDVNLNY